A genomic segment from Candidatus Latescibacterota bacterium encodes:
- a CDS encoding GAF domain-containing protein, whose translation MKTVKNIAILGGGEKELNILSEFHRNPVYHIIGIYDKDPRAIGLEIAEIIGIPVFTDRSFVDAFRKADYIIVTDERHQFKEEVLILKNDDLRIINPSEAVNHLVTDTANNDNKRPPWPEHLEMALKYIKRITDRERLLRWLLEISVRAVQASSGSIMLCSEETSELYIGYATGLSPEVVSNTRQKIGEGIAGKVAEEKSTRLLENIVDSQFYAHGRERENIQSAISAPLIFEDKLIGVLNISTDRDERLLTKTDVESIDLLAEKIAPILDQHLRIDTRGIREKEFEIRNFLESLFKSDIGFHQKFSGLCKTLCQELDADTVTIYTATDEGDWLILGGSDQYEQLEEVAPRIHCLKGSLARAYLTGKEIILTEATHDPSLQIKESGDSITSIYLPLVHNTPLGVLVMEFSKLESLEQFMRLKDTLRFQVGFFAYAQLRELKQQRKLKRYEELSALTPYLMGVDDVNARLKHIPGVVASVINASMGSFYFKSASGEEISYFGFPQNELDRETDVKFDNELRERSMKHLKPECTSFLKSDIGTFDKIPSYTSVISYPFFISDDFTAVFNGYSKTPETPLDSTVFGKQELGLLDKVRDILTPILKQKKSLSDKKEPSSFNDLLKSNQKIFIERIKEEIERAERYHHGFTVTLFKIVGLNEYYSVSSHHALDLINMLSKSVRNSARRTDYFSWMETDIFGIISLESFQRIGDLEERILGLISGILEKKGLFERERFSPVSAFSLYPGNSETASDLISDAKSKLKAD comes from the coding sequence GTGAAGACGGTCAAGAATATTGCCATTCTTGGTGGCGGCGAAAAGGAACTCAATATTCTAAGTGAGTTTCATCGTAATCCTGTTTACCACATAATCGGTATATATGACAAAGATCCCAGAGCAATAGGACTTGAGATAGCTGAGATCATAGGAATTCCTGTTTTTACGGATCGTTCATTCGTAGATGCCTTCAGAAAAGCTGATTATATCATAGTAACCGACGAGCGGCACCAATTCAAAGAAGAGGTACTTATACTTAAAAATGATGATCTAAGAATCATCAATCCATCCGAGGCGGTGAATCACCTGGTTACAGATACGGCTAACAATGATAATAAGAGGCCCCCCTGGCCGGAACACCTCGAAATGGCCTTGAAATATATCAAGCGAATAACGGATAGAGAAAGGCTTCTCCGGTGGTTACTTGAGATCTCCGTCAGAGCCGTTCAGGCATCTTCAGGCTCCATCATGTTATGCTCGGAAGAGACCAGCGAACTATATATAGGGTATGCTACAGGATTGAGTCCGGAGGTGGTGAGTAACACCAGGCAGAAAATAGGTGAAGGGATTGCAGGAAAGGTAGCAGAGGAAAAGAGCACCAGACTATTAGAAAATATTGTAGACAGCCAGTTTTATGCCCATGGGCGTGAAAGAGAAAATATTCAGAGTGCTATTTCAGCGCCTCTGATATTCGAAGATAAACTGATTGGTGTATTGAATATCTCAACTGACAGGGACGAGCGTTTACTCACGAAAACAGATGTTGAATCTATAGACCTTCTAGCCGAAAAGATAGCGCCAATACTTGATCAACATCTTAGAATAGACACGAGAGGGATAAGGGAAAAAGAATTCGAGATAAGGAATTTTCTGGAATCTCTTTTCAAATCCGATATCGGTTTCCATCAAAAATTTTCAGGACTTTGCAAGACGCTTTGTCAGGAACTGGATGCAGATACGGTCACCATATATACGGCTACTGATGAAGGAGACTGGCTCATATTGGGGGGTAGTGATCAGTACGAACAGTTGGAAGAAGTGGCTCCACGCATACATTGCCTAAAGGGAAGTCTGGCAAGAGCTTATCTTACGGGCAAAGAAATAATTCTGACTGAGGCGACACATGATCCGTCTCTTCAGATCAAGGAGAGTGGGGATTCGATTACATCTATCTATCTTCCACTTGTACATAACACACCACTTGGTGTATTGGTCATGGAATTTTCTAAACTCGAATCTCTCGAGCAATTTATGAGACTTAAAGATACCTTGAGATTCCAGGTCGGATTTTTCGCATATGCACAACTCAGGGAGCTAAAACAACAGAGGAAATTGAAAAGATATGAAGAACTATCAGCTCTCACACCCTATCTCATGGGCGTAGATGACGTAAATGCAAGGTTGAAGCATATTCCTGGTGTTGTCGCTTCTGTGATCAATGCTTCAATGGGAAGTTTTTACTTCAAAAGTGCTTCTGGTGAAGAAATATCTTATTTCGGATTCCCACAGAACGAATTAGACAGGGAAACTGATGTCAAGTTTGACAATGAACTTAGAGAACGGTCTATGAAACACTTAAAACCAGAATGTACGAGTTTTCTGAAAAGTGATATCGGGACTTTCGACAAGATTCCTTCATACACATCAGTGATATCCTATCCGTTTTTCATCTCTGATGATTTCACTGCGGTATTTAACGGATACAGCAAAACACCCGAGACTCCTCTGGATTCGACCGTGTTCGGAAAGCAGGAGCTTGGTCTCCTTGACAAAGTACGAGACATACTCACTCCGATCCTGAAGCAGAAGAAATCTCTTTCTGACAAGAAGGAGCCGTCCAGCTTCAATGATCTTCTAAAATCAAACCAGAAGATCTTCATTGAGAGAATCAAGGAAGAGATCGAAAGGGCTGAAAGATATCATCATGGATTCACTGTCACCCTTTTCAAGATAGTCGGGTTGAACGAATACTATAGTGTATCCTCACACCATGCGCTCGATCTTATTAACATGTTGAGTAAAAGTGTTAGGAACTCCGCAAGAAGAACTGACTATTTTTCGTGGATGGAGACTGATATCTTCGGAATCATATCATTAGAGAGTTTTCAGAGGATAGGGGACCTGGAGGAAAGGATACTGGGGCTGATCAGCGGGATCCTTGAGAAAAAAGGATTGTTTGAACGTGAAAGATTCAGTCCAGTCAGCGCGTTTTCTCTTTATCCGGGTAACTCCGAGACTGCCTCTGACCTTATCAGTGACGCAAAATCGAAGCTGAAAGCTGATTGA